In Papaver somniferum cultivar HN1 unplaced genomic scaffold, ASM357369v1 unplaced-scaffold_14591, whole genome shotgun sequence, the following proteins share a genomic window:
- the LOC113335422 gene encoding F-box/LRR-repeat protein 12-like, which produces MSLSPNRKRKQGFGKIRATSKTLQEQGVKDNHVRPCKISRMSLSSVPSLPGDCLDLIFKCLKTRDDRNSFGLTCHQWLHIRDNNQESLWCKSRNYEPADSKISSESAAIIICNLLIRFQNLQRLSLKGCPGISEVVTSKSQSFGSKVRTLDLRFCSVYSDMQLALVFSWFPRLTRINLHYSNINDNGLAALAKCCSSLETVNLSNCCSITDSGLSCLLQNCRELRSLFISYCSSITGIGFLGCSQTLNRLGAGGYKHNQEVLNAIISGGELEYLYLETAPDESAKIEDASIINIDTEAVLTISRGCPLLKELFLSNCEEVELEGYEAIGMNCKELEKLYVMGCQRLCDTGLQAICDGCNKLIELYIDREKNSCSSSALEQFNFKGKKPELILWPCS; this is translated from the coding sequence ATGAGTTTATCACCCAATCGAAAGCGCAAACAAGGGTTTGGTAAGATCCGTGCTACTTCAAAAACATTACAAGAACAAGGGGTAAAAGATAATCATGTCCGTCCATGTAAAATCAGTAGAATGTCCTTATCTTCTGTTCCAAGCCTCCCTGGTGACTGTCTGGATCTTATATTTAAGTGCCTAAAAACTAGAGATGATCGCAATTCTTTTGGGTTAACTTGTCATCAATGGCTTCATATTCGGGACAACAATCAGGAATCCTTATGGTGTAAATCCAGAAATTATGAGCCAGCGGATTCAAAAATTAGTTCAGAAAGCGCTGCAATAATTATTTGTAATCTGTTGATTCGATTCCAAAACCTCCAACGTTTGTCTCTAAAAGGGTGCCCGGGGATATCAGAGGTTGTTACATCAAAGTCACAGTCCTTCGGCTCCAAAGTTCGAACTCTGGACTTGCGTTTTTGCTCCGTGTATTCTGATATGCAATTGGCTTTAGTATTTTCATGGTTTCCTCGCTTGACACGCATTAATTTGCACTATTCTAATATTAATGACAATGGTTTGGCGGCCCTGGCCAAATGTTGTTCATCCTTAGAGACAGTTAACCTCTCCAACTGTTGCTCGATTACTGACTCAGGATTAAGTTGTCTTTTACAAAACTGTCGAGAACTGCGTTCACTGTTTATTTCATACTGCAGCAGTATAACAGGTATTGGCTTTCTAGGGTGTTCACAAACCTTAAACCGACTTGGAGCAGGCGGATACAAACATAACCAAGAGGTGCTTAACGCTATTATTAGTGGCGGTGAACTTGAATATCTGTATCTCGAGACAGCACCTGATGAATCAGCCAAGATCGAAGATGCGAGCATTATTAATATTGATACAGAAGCAGTTCTAACGATTTCAAGAGGTTGCCCTTTATTGAAGGAACTATTCTTATCTAACTGTGAGGAGGTAGAGCTGGAAGGATATGAAGCTATAGGTATGAATTGCAAAGAATTGGAGAAGCTTTACGTGATGGGGTGCCAAAGGTTATGTGATACGGGGTTGCAAGCTATATGCGATGGATGTAACAAGCTTATCGAATTATACATAGATAGAGAAAAAAATAGCTGCAGCAGCTCTGCTCTTGAGCAATTCAATTTCAAGGGGAAAAAACCTGAATTGATTTTATGGCCGTGTTCGTAG